The genomic stretch CCACGCCCTGGACCGCCCGCAGTGCCAGACCCAGCGCGAGTGGGACGAGAAGGTCGAGCAGGCCCGGCTGGCGAGCCTGGCGGGCGAGGTCGACGGCCCGCTGGCGGTGCTGGCGGAGGCCGCGCGGTTCGGGCGGAGCCGGGCGATGTTCCTGCTCTTCCAGATGCGGATCCTGCTGGGCGATCACGAGGCGGGCCAGGCGATCCAGTCGGCGTTGCGGCACGGCAAGACACAGCCCACCTGGCGGCCGGACGAGGATCTCCTGACGGCCGAGGTGCTGCCCGCGCTGCTGCCCGAGCATGAGCTCGCCGCGCGCCATTGCAGTCTCTCCACCCTCGACGCCCTGGCCCAGTTCGGGTCCGACACGGTGCGGCCGCTGACCTCCGGCTTCCCTGAGCGGGCGGCCGAGCCCGGGTTCCGCGTCCGGTTCGGCAACGCGGAGTTCGACGCCGCGGTACGCGCCGCCGTCGCCGCTCCCGGGGCCGACCCGTGGCCGCTGCTGCGCGAGGCCTTGACGGTGTGGCGGCCGATGAACGAGGACCACATCGCACCGATCGCGCTGCTGGCCGATCCCGAGGTCGCGGCCCTGATCACGCCGGAGCGGGGGCGCGAGATCCTCGCCACGCGGCGAGGCTGACCGGCTGGAGGCCAAGCGTCCGCCGCCAGGCCTCCCCCGCGTGCCGATGTCCGCCGTATTTCCACAGCTCACAGGCATACGTTGATCTCTTGGTGTTCATGACCGCTTCATCCGGTTCCGCCACGCTCCCGCCGTAGCCGGAGCACCCTCATTCCGGCGGGACGGAGAACACGGAGTCATGGGCCACGGCCATCACCATCACGATCACGATCACGATCACGGCCATGAGCAGCCGATCGAAGGGGATGCCGCGGCGGCGCGGGACCTTTCGATTCCGGACGGTGAGCTGTCGCCGGGGCAGTTGTCCCGGCGGCGGATGTTCCGGCGGGCGGGGCTGCTCGGAGCCGGGCTCACGGCCGCCGGCGTGCTGGGCACACCGGGCGCCGCGGCGGCGGACGACGACCAGCAGGTCCTCGGGCGCGGGCGGGAGCCGAAGGACGGGTACCTGTGGCTGGCCGGCGACCACCACATCCACACCCAGTACAGCAGCGACGGCATCTACCGCGTCATCGACCAGGTACGGCACGGCAACGCGTACGGGCTGGGCTGGATGGTCATCACCGACCACGGCGGCGCGACGCACGCGAAGATCGGCGTGGACAAGGTCAACCCGGACATCGTGGCCGCCCGCGAGGCCGTCAAGGACACGCTGGTCTTCCAGGGGCTGGAGTGGAACATCCCGGCCGCCGAGCACGGCACGGTGTTCGTCGCCCCGGGCCAGAACGAGGTCTCCACGCTCAAGGAGTTCGAGAACTCCTTCGACGGCTCGGTCAAGGGCGCCGGGTCGAACACGCCGCAGAACGAGGCCCTGGCGATCGCCGGGCTGAACTTCCTGGCCGAGGCCGTCAGGCGGCGGCGCATTCCCGATGCGTTGTTCCTCGCCAACCACCCGTCCAGGAAGGGCCTGGACTCGCCGCACGAGATCCGCGGGTGGCGGGACGCCCAGCCGTCGATCGCGGTCGGCATGGAGGGCGCGCCCGGCCACCAGGCGGCGGGCATCGCCAAGCCGAACGGCCCGGGCGGCGGGCGCGGCTACTACGACAGCAACCCGGGCGCGGACTCCTTCCCCGCGTACCCGGCCGAGAGCTACAAGACCTTCAGCGGCTTCGACTGGATGACCGCCACCGTGGGCAGGTTGTGGGACAGCCTCCTGGCGGAGGGCAAGCCATGGTGGATCACCGCCGACTCCGACGCGCACTGGGTGCACGCCGACACCAGCGACCGCGGTCCGGGCAGCAATTTCAACGCCAACGGCAAGTACAAGGACCCCGTCTACAAGGGCGTGGCGAACTTCGGGTCCGGCGACTTCTGGCCCGGCTACTACAGCCGGACGCACGTCGGCAGCCAGGGCTTCGCCTATCGGGCCGTCATGGACGGGCTGCGGGCCGGGCGGGTCTGGGTGGACCACGGCGGGCTGATCAGCGGGCTGGTGGTGCGGGCGCGGGCGGCCGGGACCGGGCAGCGCGGGGTCACCCTCGGCGACACCCTGCACGTGCGGCAGGGGGCGCGGGTCGAGCTGGCCATCGAGATCACCCTCGCCGGGCGGCCGAACTGGGCGCAGGTCGTGCCGACGCTGGCCCGGGTGGACGTCATCCAGGGCGACGTCACCGGCCCGGCCGCCGACAAGGACGCCTTCACCACGCCGAACACGAAGGTCGTGCAGTCGTACGAGGTGAACAAGAACAGCGGGACCGTGACGTTCACGTACCAGCTGGGCGCGATCGACCGGCCGGTGTACGTGCGGCTGCGCGGCACCGACGGCAAGCGCAGCGCGCCGGGCCTGCTGGGCGCGGCGGTGGACCCGCACGGGCCGGCGATCGACGTGTACGGCGACGCCGACCCGTGGAACGACCTGTGGTTCTACAGCAATCCGATCTGGGTCCTGCCGCGCCGATGATCCTCGGTTTCGACGCGGGGTCGCGAACCCTTCAGGAGGCCGAGCACCTGCTGCACACGGTGGCACGGGTGCTCGGCCTGCCGGGCGACGCCATCGGATGCACGCATTTCGTCCCGGCGGACGCGGCGGGCTCGGCGACCGACCCCGCGATCGAGGTCGTCACCACGGCGGCCACGCAGCTGTTCAAGCAGGAGAGCACCTCGCTGGGCGGGCTGGAGCCCGGCAAGTACACGGTGGCGGTCGGTGTCCTGGAGGCCGACGGGACGCTGTCGGCGCGGTCGATCCAGCAGGACACCCTGACGAACGGCGCCGCCCCCGAGCCCCCGTTGGACGTGCCGGACCGGCTGCGTGAGCGGCTGCCGGAGCCGGGGGACGGGATCCGGGACCTGCCGGGACCGCCCAAGGGGTTGTCGGACGAGCTGTTCGACGGGCTCGGCTGCGACGCCGACGCGATCGCGGGCACGGCGGTGTACGGGATCGGTGCCTAAGGTCAGCGCGGGCCGGCGCCGCCCTCGCGTGCCTCCCGCAGCTTCCCCGTGGCGATGAAGTCCACCGCGATCCGGTAGAAGCTGACGATCGATTCGCCGGCCTCCACCCCGTCGCGAAACTGCTTGTGCACCTTCGCGAACGGGAAGGCCGTGCTCCCGTCGGGAAGGAGCACGCCCCATCCGTCATCGCCCGGCCTGTGCCAGCTGCCGCCCGTGTTGGCGACGATGCAGGCGCCCAGGAACGAGCCGAGCACGCCGATCAGGCCGTCGATCCGCTCCAGGTCGAAGTCCGGCCGGGAACGCCGGCGCTCGATGAAGCCCTCGACCCACTCGACGGACGCCTGGTTGAGACCGAAGTCCACGTCACTGAGAGGTCCGAGCTGGTCGATCGCGAGACGGACGTTCGCCTCGATCTGCTGCAGTTCCTGTTCGTCCATCCGAGGATGGTGGCAGCGCCCCGGAAATGCGATCAAGCCGGTTTTCCGGGGCCCACTCCTGTGCGGCTGCACCTGACGTCAGACGGCCTTGCCCGGGCCGGTCAG from Nonomuraea polychroma encodes the following:
- a CDS encoding histidinol-phosphatase, encoding MGHGHHHHDHDHDHGHEQPIEGDAAAARDLSIPDGELSPGQLSRRRMFRRAGLLGAGLTAAGVLGTPGAAAADDDQQVLGRGREPKDGYLWLAGDHHIHTQYSSDGIYRVIDQVRHGNAYGLGWMVITDHGGATHAKIGVDKVNPDIVAAREAVKDTLVFQGLEWNIPAAEHGTVFVAPGQNEVSTLKEFENSFDGSVKGAGSNTPQNEALAIAGLNFLAEAVRRRRIPDALFLANHPSRKGLDSPHEIRGWRDAQPSIAVGMEGAPGHQAAGIAKPNGPGGGRGYYDSNPGADSFPAYPAESYKTFSGFDWMTATVGRLWDSLLAEGKPWWITADSDAHWVHADTSDRGPGSNFNANGKYKDPVYKGVANFGSGDFWPGYYSRTHVGSQGFAYRAVMDGLRAGRVWVDHGGLISGLVVRARAAGTGQRGVTLGDTLHVRQGARVELAIEITLAGRPNWAQVVPTLARVDVIQGDVTGPAADKDAFTTPNTKVVQSYEVNKNSGTVTFTYQLGAIDRPVYVRLRGTDGKRSAPGLLGAAVDPHGPAIDVYGDADPWNDLWFYSNPIWVLPRR
- a CDS encoding SMI1/KNR4 family protein: MITVVKECRMDRTAWRPFLERWSEEWLAVREEEPLPFEEPITGNWLGYAPASDAQVAEAEARLGRTLPPSFREFLLTTDGWRRAGVFGGHLVPAEDLGWLRDLEPMWCQAYEEPDEWEDDEDEDADPDDEDDDEEAGLLGRALMISRDADAGVLFLDPDDVDEHGEWAAYELFSWSGMGPQRHGSFYELMYDLYAGFHALDRPQCQTQREWDEKVEQARLASLAGEVDGPLAVLAEAARFGRSRAMFLLFQMRILLGDHEAGQAIQSALRHGKTQPTWRPDEDLLTAEVLPALLPEHELAARHCSLSTLDALAQFGSDTVRPLTSGFPERAAEPGFRVRFGNAEFDAAVRAAVAAPGADPWPLLREALTVWRPMNEDHIAPIALLADPEVAALITPERGREILATRRG